The following are from one region of the Girardinichthys multiradiatus isolate DD_20200921_A chromosome 9, DD_fGirMul_XY1, whole genome shotgun sequence genome:
- the LOC124874538 gene encoding glypican-1-like encodes MCLSLLLCAVVGLCAAPGSVSGADRSCGDLRQFYTGKGFTLEGVPQTEISGEHLRMCPQGPTCCTSTMEENLASLSAQETEGLIREAGRSLQASFNSLHRSFDIYFTELHGRSERSLQEVLSSLGPLYSQNTRLFAELYTDLRQYYRGSALNLDENLSDFWSRLLERTFKASAPTDVTLSEDYFECVAKQQETLRPFGDIPRDMKTKVIRSFVTARSFVQGLLVSADVVKKVSQVSLAEECTKALMKLIYCPHCRGLASVKPCSNYCSNVMKGCLANQADLDPVWQELIDTMIQVASSFSTEPSLDVVLSSIPMRIYQAVHYLQENMDTFTAKVFQTCGTPGEPGTGSPTTHEQKKKSGSLTALEHKPSPTAGLRMEIQVSELSSKLREMRQYWVQLPVALCSKVAAGSNSQDNCWNGITKARYLPGVMGDGLANQINNPEVDLDITKPIMKIRQQIMQLKIMSNRLKDALEGNDVDFQDASEDISGSGSGMCLSGQCARSRPGLYAYAPETNPVGGAATVYISVCNLPLLLPFTILLLQR; translated from the exons GTGAACATCTGAGGATGTGTCCTCAGGGTCCGACTTGCTGCACCAGCACCATGGAGGAAAACCTGGCCAGTCTGAGCGCCCAAGAGACAGAGGGACTGATCAGAGAGGCCGGCAGGTCCCTGCAGGCTTCTTTTAACTCTCTCCACAGGAGCTTTGACA TCTATTTCACAGAGCTACATGGGCGGTCTGAACGCTCGCTGCAGGAGGTGCTGTCTTCCCTCGGCCCCCTGTACTCCCAGAACACCCGTCTGTTTGCAGAGCTCTACACTGACCTGCGTCAGTACTATCGGGGCTCCGCTCTCAACCTAGACGAGAACCTGTCCGACTTTTGGTCCCGGCTGTTGGAGCGAACATTTAAAGCATCTGCTCCCACAGAT GTTACCCTGTCAGAGGATTACTTCGAATGTGTTGCTAAGCAGCAGGAGACGCTTCGGCCATTCGGAGACATTCCTCGGGATATGAAAACAAAGGTGATCCGGTCTTTTGTCACTGCCAGGTCGTTCGTCCAGGGACTGTTAGTCAGCGCAGATGTAGTCAAGAAGGTCTCACAG GTGTCTCTTGCTGAGGAGTGCACGAAAGCCTTAATGAAGCTCATTTACTGTCCTCACTGCCGTGGCTTGGCCTCCGTCAAACCCTGCTCAAACTACTGCTCAAATGTCATGAAGGGCTGCCTGGCCAACCAAGCTGACCTGGATCCAGTGTGGCAGGAGCTCATAG ACACAATGATCCAAGTGGCATCCAGTTTCAGCACAGAACCTAGTCTCGATGTGGTTCTGTCTTCCATCCCTATGCGAATCTATCAAGCTGTGCACTAcctgcaggaaaacatggacaCATTTACAGCTAAA GTGTTCCAAACATGTGGAACTCCAGGTGAACCAGGAACGGGTAGTCCAACCACCCACGAGCAAAAGAAAAAGAGCGGCTCGCTGACTGCATTGGAACACAAACCCTCCCCAACGGCTGGACTCAGAATGGAAATCCAG GTGTCAGAACTTTCCAGTAAGCTGAGGGAGATGCGTCAGTACTGGGTCCAGCTCCCTGTAGCGCTGTGCAGCAAAGTGGCAGCTGGGAGCAACAGTCAGGATAATTGCTGGAACGGCATTACCAAAGCCAG GTACCTTCCCGGGGTGATGGGTGACGGTTTGGCAAATCAGATCAACAACCCAGAAGTCGATCTTGACATCACAAAGCCAATCATGAAAATTCGGCAGCAGATAATGCAACTCAAAATAATGAGCAACAGGCTAAAAGATGCACTGGAAGGCAATGATGTGGATTTTCAGGATGCAA GTGAGGATATCAGCGGCTCAGGAAGTGGGATGTGTTTGAGCGGTCAGTGTGCTCGGAGCAGACCGGGACTATACGCATACGCACCAGAGACGAACCCAGTCGGAGGAGCAGCCACAGTTTACATCAGCGTCTGTAACCTCCCACTGCTGCTCCCATTTACTATCCTGCTGCTCCAGCGATGA